The following proteins come from a genomic window of Miscanthus floridulus cultivar M001 chromosome 2, ASM1932011v1, whole genome shotgun sequence:
- the LOC136525962 gene encoding uncharacterized protein isoform X1 → MGSLCCVAARPHGASTASHEWSSIGRSDPPWQTGAGFSPPLSRGWEYRINSEGLSYGSHGDSGVAVNYGSSLSSNSKGVSRSWERNELPQDHRYSTSEGAISYLNSPDVSFQNHHIMLPMLQDSSVDEYMRVSVAEPIGALLLSEGMSGQQNSGGSTSSRSDGSEYDIVPKSYTSTPRNFPSRRSFLSKPIHPVSFPEHALEAQETQSPVASASSNNPLCSEFKGTGELHIPGPMDYGSGSHGESGNWSAASSMDLTDLSERPEAGQAGPLRPNNVMQKTRCDLCERLLSKRSPWGSRRIVRTGDLPVAGVLPCSHVYHAECLERTTPKGQKHDPPCPVCDKLAGKDTEQWSICRLKNGFPRLRSLGEGPSRVWSCAHAGDCVAGAVQMPRSNSIALLTRSGHKRHTSSKGEPSKDWAETSKNTCM, encoded by the exons GTTATGCTGCGTGGCGGCACGGCCACATGGGGCTAGCACAGCAAGCCACGAGTGGTCCTCTATTGGCCGCAGCGACCCACCCTGGCAGACTGGTGCTGGCTTTTCTCCACCTCTGTCTAGGGGGTGGGAGTACAGGATCAACTCGGAAGGGTTGTCTTATGGATCCCATGGTGATAGCGGGGTCGCTGTGAATTATGGGTCATCACTATCATCGAATAGTAAAGGGGTTAGTAGGAGCTGGGAGAGGAATGAGCTTCCACAAGATCACCGCTACTCTACATCTGAGGGTGCCATTTCGTATCTCAACAGCCCAGATGTCAGCTTCCAGAACCACCATATTATGCTACCGATGCTGCAAGATTCTAGTGTTGATGAATACATGAGAG TTTCAGTTGCTGAGCCTATTGGTGCTTTATTATTGTCAGAG GGAATGTCAGGACAACAGAATAGTGGTGGTTCCACCTCCTCTCGCTCTGATGGAAGTGAATATGATATTGTACCTAAATCATACACATCAACGCCCCGCAACTTCCCGAGTCGTCGATCATTCCTGTCAAAGCCAATCCACCCTGTTTCATTTCCAGAACATGCACTAGAAGCACAAGAAACTCAAAGTCCTGTTGCCAGCGCAAGCTCCAACAATCCTCTGTGCTCTGAATTCAAGGGAACAGGAGAGCTTCACATTCCAGGTCCCATGGACTATGGTAGTGGTAGTCATGGGGAGTCAGGAAATTGGAGTGCTGCAAGTAGCATGGATCTTACTGATTTATCAGAAAGACCTGAAGCTGGACAAGCTGGACCACTGCGTCCTAATAATGTAATGCAGAAAACAAGGTGTGACCTCTGTGAGAGGCTTCTGTCAAAGAGATCACCTTGGGGTTCTCGTAGAATTGTACGCACTGGAGATTTGCCAGTTGCTGGTGTTCTCCCATGCTCCCATGTCTACCATGCTGAGTGTTTAGAGCGGACCACTCCCAAGGGGCAGAAGCATGACCCTCCTTGCCCTGTGTGCGACAAGCTGGCTGGTAAAGATACCGAGCAGTGGTCAATTTGCAGGTTAAAAAATGGATTCCCAAGGTTACGTTCACTAGGGGAAGGGCCTTCTCGAGTTTGGAGCTGTGCTCATGCTGGAGATTGTGTTGCTGGGGCTGTCCAGATGCCAAGATCAAATAGCATTGCGCTATTGACTCGGAGTGGTCACAAGAGGCATACATCTTCGAAGGGAGAGCCCAGCAAAGACTGGGCTGAAACATCAAAAAATACTTGCATGTAA
- the LOC136525982 gene encoding soluble inorganic pyrophosphatase 1-like, with translation MCWKSQALSERPLLPPLLRISIQPLQTDRELLHITPLLLLYYCASCILVLVITPRSNPIQICCRSMAEEKSHPRLNERIMSSLSKRSVAAHSWHDLEIGPGAPAVFNCVVEITKGSKVKYELDKKTGLIKVDRVLYSSVVYPHNYGCIPRTLCEDGDPMDVLVLMQEPVISGCFLQARAIGLMPMIDQGEKDDKIIAVCVDDPEYRHLTDLKELSPHRLNEIRRFFEDYKKNENKEVAVNDFLPPTTSLEAIQHSMDLYAEYILHSLRR, from the exons ATGTGCTGGAAATCGCAG GCGTTGTCTGAGCGGCCGCTTCTCCCGCCACTTCTCAGGATCTCCATCCAGCCGCTTCAGACAGACCGAGAGCTCCTCCATATAACACCGCTGCTACTTCTGTATTACTGTGCTTCCTGCATCCTCGTCCTGGTGATCACACCCAGATCAAATCCTATTCAAATTTG TTGTAGGAGCATGGCTGAAGAGAAGAGCCATCCACGGCTGAACGAGCGGATCATGTCCTCCCTCTCAAAGCGGTCGGTTGCTGCGCATTCCTGGCATGACCTTGAGATAG GACCTGGAGCCCCTGCTGTTTTTAATTGT GTTGTTGAGATCACAAAGGGCAGTAAAGTGAAATATGAACTAGACAAGAAGACCGGATTGATCAAG GTTGACAGGGTGCTATACTCATCAGTGGTCTACCCACACAACTATGGTTGCATTCCACGAACATTGTGTGAAGATGGAGATCCAATGGATGTGCTGGTGTTGATGCAG GAACCGGTGATATCTGGCTGTTTTCTTCAGGCAAGAGCCATCGGCCTTATGCCCATGATTGATCAG GGAGAGAAAGATGATAAGATAATTGCAGTTTGTGTTGATGATCCTGAATACCGTCACTTAACCGATCTCAAGGAGCTTTCTCCACATCGCCTTAATGAAATCCGTCGCTTCTTTGAGGACT ACAAGAAGAACGAGAACAAGGAAGTTGCTGTGAACGATTTCTTACCACCAACTACTTCCCTGGAGGCCATTCAACACTCAAT GGACTTATACGCTGAATACATCCTACACAGTTTGAGGCGCTAG
- the LOC136525962 gene encoding uncharacterized protein isoform X2 — MGSLCCVAARPHGASTASHEWSSIGRSDPPWQTGAGFSPPLSRGWEYRINSEGLSYGSHGDSGVAVNYGSSLSSNSKGVSRSWERNELPQDHRYSTSEGAISYLNSPDVSFQNHHIMLPMLQDSSVDEYMRVAEPIGALLLSEGMSGQQNSGGSTSSRSDGSEYDIVPKSYTSTPRNFPSRRSFLSKPIHPVSFPEHALEAQETQSPVASASSNNPLCSEFKGTGELHIPGPMDYGSGSHGESGNWSAASSMDLTDLSERPEAGQAGPLRPNNVMQKTRCDLCERLLSKRSPWGSRRIVRTGDLPVAGVLPCSHVYHAECLERTTPKGQKHDPPCPVCDKLAGKDTEQWSICRLKNGFPRLRSLGEGPSRVWSCAHAGDCVAGAVQMPRSNSIALLTRSGHKRHTSSKGEPSKDWAETSKNTCM; from the exons GTTATGCTGCGTGGCGGCACGGCCACATGGGGCTAGCACAGCAAGCCACGAGTGGTCCTCTATTGGCCGCAGCGACCCACCCTGGCAGACTGGTGCTGGCTTTTCTCCACCTCTGTCTAGGGGGTGGGAGTACAGGATCAACTCGGAAGGGTTGTCTTATGGATCCCATGGTGATAGCGGGGTCGCTGTGAATTATGGGTCATCACTATCATCGAATAGTAAAGGGGTTAGTAGGAGCTGGGAGAGGAATGAGCTTCCACAAGATCACCGCTACTCTACATCTGAGGGTGCCATTTCGTATCTCAACAGCCCAGATGTCAGCTTCCAGAACCACCATATTATGCTACCGATGCTGCAAGATTCTAGTGTTGATGAATACATGAGAG TTGCTGAGCCTATTGGTGCTTTATTATTGTCAGAG GGAATGTCAGGACAACAGAATAGTGGTGGTTCCACCTCCTCTCGCTCTGATGGAAGTGAATATGATATTGTACCTAAATCATACACATCAACGCCCCGCAACTTCCCGAGTCGTCGATCATTCCTGTCAAAGCCAATCCACCCTGTTTCATTTCCAGAACATGCACTAGAAGCACAAGAAACTCAAAGTCCTGTTGCCAGCGCAAGCTCCAACAATCCTCTGTGCTCTGAATTCAAGGGAACAGGAGAGCTTCACATTCCAGGTCCCATGGACTATGGTAGTGGTAGTCATGGGGAGTCAGGAAATTGGAGTGCTGCAAGTAGCATGGATCTTACTGATTTATCAGAAAGACCTGAAGCTGGACAAGCTGGACCACTGCGTCCTAATAATGTAATGCAGAAAACAAGGTGTGACCTCTGTGAGAGGCTTCTGTCAAAGAGATCACCTTGGGGTTCTCGTAGAATTGTACGCACTGGAGATTTGCCAGTTGCTGGTGTTCTCCCATGCTCCCATGTCTACCATGCTGAGTGTTTAGAGCGGACCACTCCCAAGGGGCAGAAGCATGACCCTCCTTGCCCTGTGTGCGACAAGCTGGCTGGTAAAGATACCGAGCAGTGGTCAATTTGCAGGTTAAAAAATGGATTCCCAAGGTTACGTTCACTAGGGGAAGGGCCTTCTCGAGTTTGGAGCTGTGCTCATGCTGGAGATTGTGTTGCTGGGGCTGTCCAGATGCCAAGATCAAATAGCATTGCGCTATTGACTCGGAGTGGTCACAAGAGGCATACATCTTCGAAGGGAGAGCCCAGCAAAGACTGGGCTGAAACATCAAAAAATACTTGCATGTAA